One window of the bacterium genome contains the following:
- a CDS encoding tetratricopeptide repeat protein, with protein sequence MHGQVRKVSLCLLVAMAFSLLPGCSSEQKKAKHLKRGEAYLAESKVREAIIEFRNMLQIDSRDALAYYKLGLAYLMTGQVKEAYADLSRSVELNAENVDAQLKLAGILLSAGETGKAREKVTLVLAKEPGNVEGHLLMSGVDAASKDIDGAIAEAKKAVELDPKRMQSSIRLAELYAAARQTAKAEETLKAALGVDANSPEAHAAYGEFLRVTGRVDEAETQFKRVVELQPQKAESHVLLARFYIATRRPEPAGKALAAAIAAEPKNPMPYFTLADFQRAQGSSAEAEATLRKVLEFDAGNARALGTIGEAALLRGRPDEAAATVEELLKRNPSDPQGLLLKGRIAMGRGQYREALDTFQAATKAAPNFAPGWYSLALAHFANKDAEQGRAALQEALKVAPDYREARLTLADLALKSKNFDAALEESSRVLEKDPDNYQARLIAGSAAYWKKDLVTAERHFQELLRIDPKNPNGFQLMGRLAVAKGRLDEAAAQMEKALALSPDFLPALQDLAMLAMMQKQPEKALARVQKQVEASPRNPAYHQLLFQLYERAGKLDLAEASLRKAMDLAPGNNGLYVALGSFYGRHGMIDKALREGQTAVEKQPDSLQARMLLGVLYDSRGETAKAKEQYEAVLRIDPKFGPAANNLAWIEAEHGGSLDRAMQLAQIAQDKLPQDPNVADTLGWVFYKMNMFSRAVTSLEEAREKIGDNPVVRYHLGMAYFKSGKNAQAAAELKKALELSSAFGGADEARKTLGEIGSK encoded by the coding sequence ATGCACGGTCAGGTGCGGAAGGTTTCGCTGTGTCTCCTCGTCGCGATGGCATTCTCTCTCCTTCCGGGGTGCAGTTCAGAGCAGAAGAAGGCGAAGCATCTCAAGCGGGGCGAGGCCTACCTGGCGGAGTCGAAGGTGCGCGAGGCGATCATCGAGTTCCGGAACATGCTGCAGATCGACTCCCGGGACGCACTCGCGTACTACAAGCTCGGCCTGGCGTATCTCATGACCGGACAGGTCAAGGAGGCGTACGCCGATCTCTCGCGGAGCGTGGAATTGAACGCGGAGAACGTCGACGCGCAGCTCAAGCTCGCGGGCATTCTGCTCTCCGCCGGAGAGACCGGAAAGGCCAGAGAGAAGGTGACGCTCGTGCTGGCGAAGGAGCCGGGCAACGTCGAAGGGCACCTGCTGATGAGCGGGGTCGACGCCGCCTCAAAGGACATCGACGGCGCGATCGCCGAGGCGAAGAAGGCAGTCGAGCTCGACCCCAAGCGGATGCAGTCCTCCATACGGCTGGCCGAGCTGTATGCGGCCGCGCGCCAGACGGCCAAGGCCGAGGAGACGCTGAAGGCCGCGCTCGGCGTCGACGCGAACTCGCCGGAGGCGCACGCCGCTTACGGCGAGTTTCTGCGGGTCACGGGTCGCGTGGACGAAGCCGAGACGCAGTTCAAACGCGTGGTGGAACTTCAGCCCCAGAAGGCCGAGTCGCACGTCCTGCTCGCACGTTTCTACATCGCGACGCGGCGGCCCGAGCCGGCGGGAAAGGCGCTGGCCGCGGCCATCGCGGCCGAGCCGAAGAACCCGATGCCCTACTTCACCCTCGCCGACTTCCAGCGCGCGCAGGGAAGCAGCGCCGAAGCCGAGGCGACGCTGCGCAAGGTCCTGGAATTCGACGCGGGGAACGCCCGCGCTCTCGGGACGATCGGGGAGGCCGCCCTGCTGCGCGGGAGGCCCGACGAGGCCGCCGCCACGGTCGAGGAGCTGCTCAAGCGCAACCCGAGCGACCCCCAGGGGCTGCTGCTCAAGGGCAGGATCGCCATGGGACGCGGCCAGTACCGGGAGGCCTTGGACACGTTCCAGGCTGCCACCAAGGCCGCGCCGAACTTTGCGCCCGGGTGGTACTCGCTGGCGCTGGCCCACTTCGCGAACAAGGATGCGGAGCAGGGGAGGGCAGCGCTGCAGGAGGCGCTCAAGGTCGCGCCCGACTACCGCGAGGCGCGGTTGACTCTCGCGGATCTCGCGCTCAAGTCGAAGAACTTCGACGCGGCGCTCGAGGAAAGCAGCAGAGTCCTCGAGAAGGACCCCGACAACTACCAGGCGCGGTTGATCGCGGGCAGCGCCGCCTATTGGAAGAAGGACCTGGTCACGGCCGAGCGGCACTTTCAGGAGCTGTTGCGGATCGACCCGAAGAACCCGAACGGATTCCAGCTGATGGGCAGGCTGGCCGTCGCGAAGGGAAGGCTCGACGAGGCCGCTGCGCAGATGGAGAAGGCGCTCGCGCTCTCACCCGACTTCCTCCCGGCGCTCCAGGACCTCGCGATGCTGGCGATGATGCAGAAGCAGCCCGAGAAGGCGCTCGCCCGCGTGCAAAAGCAGGTCGAGGCGTCGCCGAGGAACCCGGCGTACCACCAGCTTCTCTTCCAGCTCTACGAGCGCGCCGGCAAGCTCGATCTCGCCGAGGCCAGCCTGAGGAAGGCCATGGACCTGGCGCCGGGGAACAACGGTCTCTACGTCGCCCTCGGCTCCTTCTACGGGCGGCACGGCATGATCGACAAGGCGTTGCGGGAGGGGCAGACGGCCGTGGAGAAGCAGCCGGACTCGCTGCAGGCGCGTATGCTGCTTGGCGTCCTGTATGACTCGCGCGGGGAGACGGCCAAGGCCAAGGAGCAGTACGAGGCGGTCCTGCGGATCGACCCGAAGTTCGGTCCGGCGGCGAACAATCTCGCCTGGATCGAGGCCGAGCACGGCGGCAGCCTGGATCGGGCCATGCAGCTTGCGCAGATCGCGCAGGACAAGCTGCCGCAGGACCCGAACGTCGCCGACACCCTCGGCTGGGTCTTCTACAAGATGAACATGTTCTCGCGCGCCGTGACCTCCCTGGAGGAGGCCCGCGAGAAGATCGGCGACAACCCGGTCGTCCGCTATCACCTCGGCATGGCCTACTTCAAGAGCGGCAAGAACGCGCAGGCCGCCGCGGAGTTGAAGAAGGCGCTGGAGCTGAGTTCGGCCTTCGGCGGCGCGGACGAGGCGCGAAAGACACTGGGGGAGATCGGGAGCAAGTAG
- the prsR gene encoding PEP-CTERM-box response regulator transcription factor, which yields MSKNAAASEATPSKPKLLVVDDEESIRTQLKWALAKEYEVLVAEDRPRALEAFLAQRPEVVILDLGLPPSPDAVSEGFAALEAMRREDDLVKVIVSSGRSERENALQAIGRGAYDFLPKPVQVDELRLILARAFHVARLEREYRELQQQVTGRSYEGMLGASPQMAEVFTAIRKVATTDAPVLITGENGTGKELAALAIHRLGARKDGPFVAINCGAIPEALLESELFGHEKGAFTGAHIQRKGRVELARDGTLFLDEIGDLSAPLQVKLLRFLQEHRIERIGGREQIEVDVRVIAATNRDLKTAMREGRFREDLYYRLGVVVIVLPPLRDREGDVPLLATTMLQRFSAEAKKKIAAFTPQALRAMERHQWPGNVRELENRVKRAVIMAEGTKITPADLDLDSAAARYEGTTLKEVRDAVEREFVQRALKRHNGNVTRAAAELDISRPTMYELMEKLGIPREQ from the coding sequence ATGAGCAAGAACGCCGCAGCGTCTGAGGCGACTCCGTCGAAGCCGAAGCTCCTCGTTGTCGACGACGAGGAGAGCATCCGCACCCAGCTCAAGTGGGCCCTCGCGAAGGAGTACGAGGTCCTTGTCGCGGAGGACCGCCCCCGGGCCCTCGAGGCCTTCCTCGCCCAGCGTCCGGAAGTCGTCATCCTCGACCTCGGGCTGCCACCCAGTCCCGACGCGGTGAGCGAGGGCTTCGCGGCGCTCGAGGCGATGCGTCGCGAGGATGATCTGGTCAAGGTCATCGTCAGCTCCGGCCGCAGCGAGCGCGAGAACGCCCTGCAGGCGATCGGCCGCGGCGCCTACGACTTCCTCCCCAAGCCGGTGCAGGTCGACGAGCTGCGGCTCATCCTTGCCCGTGCGTTCCACGTTGCCCGGCTCGAGAGGGAGTACCGCGAGCTGCAGCAGCAGGTCACGGGCCGCTCCTACGAAGGGATGCTCGGCGCGAGCCCCCAGATGGCCGAGGTGTTCACCGCCATCCGCAAGGTGGCCACCACCGACGCGCCGGTGCTGATCACGGGCGAGAACGGCACCGGCAAGGAGCTGGCGGCGCTGGCGATCCACCGGCTCGGGGCGCGCAAGGACGGCCCGTTCGTCGCGATCAACTGCGGCGCGATCCCGGAGGCGCTCCTCGAGAGCGAGCTGTTCGGCCACGAGAAGGGCGCGTTCACGGGGGCGCACATCCAGCGCAAGGGGCGCGTCGAGCTGGCGCGCGACGGCACGCTCTTCCTCGACGAGATCGGCGACCTCTCCGCGCCGCTGCAGGTCAAGCTCCTGCGCTTTCTCCAGGAGCACCGGATCGAGCGCATCGGCGGCCGCGAGCAGATCGAGGTCGACGTCCGCGTCATCGCCGCCACCAACCGCGACCTCAAGACGGCGATGCGGGAGGGGCGGTTCCGCGAGGACCTCTACTACCGGCTTGGGGTGGTCGTGATCGTCCTGCCGCCGCTGCGCGACCGCGAGGGGGACGTCCCGCTGCTGGCCACGACCATGCTCCAGAGGTTCTCGGCCGAGGCGAAGAAGAAGATCGCCGCCTTCACGCCCCAGGCGTTGCGGGCCATGGAGCGCCACCAATGGCCGGGGAACGTCCGGGAACTGGAGAACCGCGTCAAGCGCGCCGTGATCATGGCCGAGGGGACGAAGATCACGCCGGCTGACCTCGACCTGGACTCCGCCGCCGCGCGCTACGAGGGCACGACGCTCAAGGAGGTGCGCGACGCGGTGGAGAGGGAGTTTGTCCAGCGCGCCCTCAAGCGCCACAACGGCAACGTCACGCGTGCCGCCGCGGAGTTGGACATCAGCCGGCCGACGATGTACGAGCTGATGGAGAAGCTGGGGATTCCTCGCGAGCAGTGA
- a CDS encoding PEP-CTERM sorting domain-containing protein, which yields MKKKWMVLVVAALVLTLVPVGRALATTITLDLHNNDAPICAPGTEGCPNDGTYWHFVIAPDNDWATFVQVHLNLGTSFYDTSLWIQPQVDQVYVAVPTGFHYDDLLVSGSTATVTYAGDLPKNAKFVLSHVCVASQVPEPSSLLLLGSGILGLGLIRRRRRA from the coding sequence ATGAAGAAGAAATGGATGGTGTTGGTGGTGGCCGCCCTGGTCCTGACGCTAGTACCGGTGGGACGCGCGCTGGCGACTACGATAACGCTGGACCTCCACAATAACGATGCTCCGATCTGCGCTCCCGGGACGGAGGGGTGCCCGAATGACGGCACCTATTGGCATTTCGTGATCGCTCCGGACAATGATTGGGCGACCTTCGTCCAGGTGCATCTCAATCTTGGCACCTCGTTCTACGACACATCGCTGTGGATTCAGCCACAGGTCGATCAGGTGTATGTGGCGGTGCCGACGGGGTTCCACTACGACGACCTTCTTGTGAGTGGCAGCACCGCGACCGTTACCTATGCCGGGGATCTTCCTAAGAATGCCAAGTTCGTCCTGAGTCATGTCTGCGTGGCGAGTCAGGTTCCCGAGCCTTCTTCGCTGTTGCTTCTCGGCAGCGGAATCCTCGGCCTGGGCCTGATCCGCCGCCGGCGCCGCGCCTAG
- a CDS encoding metallophosphoesterase gives MKWAAGVGAASILLYATAIEPTQISVTNIVFNEGDLSKALDGCRVAFLSDLHFRDAGGPAPNLVLRQLDEIQPDLILLGGDFVEWGARGRAYDQALAFLAGLHAPLGVFAVLGDADATGARRSCEFCHEPGEPDRTSRHDVTFLRDQAAEIPARTGTLRIAGLDPKAHSHPDARLRSLIRGSGPTIVLSHSSTSFAEIAAAREILVLSGDTHGGQVWLPTWAWRLLRLLPDPSHPSGLYREDKKFLYVTRGIGTSRLPFRLGAPPEIVLFEFRRP, from the coding sequence GTGAAATGGGCGGCGGGTGTCGGTGCGGCGTCCATCCTCCTCTACGCGACGGCTATCGAGCCAACCCAGATCAGTGTCACCAACATCGTCTTCAATGAGGGAGATCTGTCCAAGGCACTCGACGGCTGCCGGGTCGCCTTCTTGAGCGATCTCCACTTCCGCGATGCCGGAGGCCCGGCGCCCAACCTGGTTCTGCGCCAGTTGGACGAGATCCAGCCCGACCTGATACTCCTGGGGGGTGATTTCGTGGAATGGGGCGCGCGCGGAAGGGCCTACGACCAGGCGCTCGCCTTCCTGGCCGGGTTGCACGCCCCCCTAGGGGTTTTTGCAGTGCTCGGCGACGCCGATGCGACCGGCGCGCGCCGGTCCTGCGAGTTCTGTCATGAACCTGGGGAGCCCGACCGGACGTCGCGCCATGACGTGACCTTCCTCCGCGACCAGGCGGCGGAAATTCCAGCCAGGACGGGAACCCTGAGGATTGCGGGACTCGATCCGAAGGCCCACTCGCACCCCGATGCGAGGCTCCGTAGCCTGATTCGAGGGTCTGGTCCGACAATTGTCCTCTCGCACTCTTCCACCAGTTTTGCGGAAATTGCGGCCGCCCGCGAGATCCTCGTCCTCTCCGGCGACACCCACGGCGGCCAAGTCTGGCTCCCCACGTGGGCCTGGCGCCTTCTGCGGTTGCTGCCGGACCCGTCGCACCCGTCCGGTCTGTATCGGGAAGACAAGAAGTTCCTCTACGTGACGCGGGGAATCGGCACATCTCGTCTGCCATTTCGCCTCGGCGCTCCACCGGAAATCGTGCTCTTCGAGTTCAGGAGGCCGTAG
- a CDS encoding XrtA system polysaccharide deacetylase: MINALSVDVEDYFHVSAFEHNVNRSDWDRYPLRVEKNTEVLLDLFDSHQVRASFFVLGWVAERVPGLVKRIQGRGHEIACHGFGHERLDVIGPHRFREDLRRAKHVLEDQCGAPVLGYRAPSFSITPKSVWAVDILIEEGFVYDSSIFPIHHDVYGMPGADPGIHSIRREAGILREFPPTTVPLLGGKVRLPAAGGGYLRLFPLWVTRLAIDRVNEGGRPAVLYMHPWEFDPEQPRIKARMKSRFRHYCNLRTTIHKMRSLLGSYAFAPLRQVLGLS; the protein is encoded by the coding sequence ATGATCAACGCACTCAGTGTCGACGTCGAAGACTACTTCCACGTCAGTGCGTTCGAACACAATGTCAATCGATCCGACTGGGATAGGTATCCGCTCCGCGTGGAGAAGAACACCGAGGTTCTTCTCGACCTCTTCGACAGCCACCAGGTGCGGGCTTCGTTCTTTGTGCTCGGTTGGGTCGCGGAACGGGTGCCGGGCCTGGTCAAACGCATTCAGGGCAGGGGGCACGAGATTGCCTGCCACGGATTCGGCCACGAGCGGCTGGACGTCATTGGCCCCCATCGCTTCCGGGAGGATCTGCGCCGCGCCAAGCACGTCCTCGAGGATCAGTGCGGGGCACCCGTCCTTGGCTATCGGGCGCCGAGCTTCTCGATCACGCCCAAGTCGGTCTGGGCCGTCGACATCTTGATCGAAGAGGGCTTTGTCTACGACTCGAGCATCTTCCCCATCCACCACGATGTCTACGGGATGCCTGGGGCCGACCCGGGCATTCACAGTATCAGGCGGGAAGCCGGCATTCTGCGGGAATTCCCGCCGACGACGGTGCCCCTTCTTGGCGGGAAGGTCCGCCTGCCCGCAGCCGGAGGCGGGTACCTGCGGTTGTTCCCCCTTTGGGTGACGCGTCTCGCCATCGACCGCGTCAACGAAGGAGGGCGGCCCGCGGTGCTGTACATGCATCCCTGGGAGTTCGATCCCGAGCAGCCGCGGATCAAGGCGCGCATGAAGTCGCGGTTCCGTCACTACTGCAATTTGCGCACCACCATCCACAAGATGAGATCATTGCTCGGTTCCTATGCCTTCGCCCCGCTGAGACAGGTCCTCGGGTTGAGCTGA